From a single Deltaproteobacteria bacterium genomic region:
- a CDS encoding MTAP family purine nucleoside phosphorylase produces MPELAIIARVGAHKPLIASGAWEEKALRLETPFGQSAPLHFLRYQDIPFVVLSRHGEEGYSLSAPFVNDRANIWALKEAGVGRILSWSAPGSLNPAFAPGDLCLVDDLIDETRSGPGTFFEGKGIGVIRQNPVFCPDLNNKMADSLEKSSFRLHRTGIYVSVEGPRMETPAEIRKFRLFGGDLIGMNLAPETFLARELEMCYGALCYPVNFAEGMLDRPYQPGVLFEGLSSPEEMALVKRVEEAFPGLILSILSKVHKSPGNCFCRQSMQRYKERGDIGPDFRTWIK; encoded by the coding sequence ATGCCGGAATTAGCCATCATTGCCCGGGTCGGGGCCCATAAACCGCTCATCGCTTCCGGGGCCTGGGAAGAAAAGGCCCTGCGGCTGGAAACCCCTTTTGGCCAAAGTGCTCCCCTTCATTTTCTTCGTTATCAGGACATCCCTTTCGTGGTCCTTTCCCGGCATGGCGAAGAGGGCTACAGCCTGTCCGCCCCTTTTGTCAATGATCGGGCCAACATCTGGGCCTTGAAAGAAGCGGGAGTCGGCCGCATCCTTTCCTGGTCGGCGCCGGGATCTCTGAACCCCGCTTTTGCTCCAGGGGACCTTTGCCTGGTCGATGATCTGATTGATGAAACCCGTTCCGGTCCCGGAACCTTTTTTGAGGGAAAGGGGATCGGGGTTATCCGCCAGAACCCGGTTTTTTGTCCGGATCTCAATAATAAGATGGCCGACTCTTTAGAGAAATCCTCCTTCCGGTTGCATCGTACCGGGATTTATGTCTCCGTTGAAGGCCCCCGGATGGAGACACCGGCGGAAATACGCAAATTCAGACTCTTCGGCGGGGATTTGATCGGTATGAACCTGGCCCCGGAAACTTTTTTGGCCAGGGAATTGGAAATGTGTTACGGGGCCCTCTGTTATCCTGTTAATTTCGCCGAAGGGATGTTGGACCGGCCCTATCAGCCCGGGGTCCTCTTTGAAGGGCTTTCTTCTCCCGAAGAAATGGCTTTGGTCAAAAGGGTCGAAGAGGCCTTCCCCGGGTTGATCCTTTCCATCCTTTCCAAAGTCCACAAAAGCCCTGGGAACTGTTTCTGCCGTCAGTCCATGCAGCGCTACAAGGAACGGGGGGACATCGGCCCGGATTTTCGGACCTGGATCAAATAA